The following are encoded together in the Bradyrhizobium genosp. L genome:
- a CDS encoding DUF4118 domain-containing protein: MRKGNDYILTLRPWSVSTFIVAVLAVALAAALQEIGATFGLQLYFAAFVPAILIAGLLGGAPAGAFATIISLPIVCWAFMPPYFEFSWPSAADCDSISAFLLSSALVVSFSQLYREALVILRK; the protein is encoded by the coding sequence ATGCGCAAGGGCAACGACTACATTCTCACGCTGCGGCCGTGGTCGGTGTCGACGTTCATCGTCGCCGTGCTGGCGGTGGCGCTCGCCGCCGCGCTGCAGGAGATCGGCGCGACCTTCGGCCTGCAGCTCTATTTCGCCGCCTTCGTGCCGGCGATCCTGATCGCCGGCCTGCTCGGCGGCGCGCCCGCCGGCGCCTTTGCCACCATCATCTCGCTGCCGATCGTCTGCTGGGCGTTCATGCCGCCTTACTTCGAGTTCAGCTGGCCGAGCGCGGCCGACTGCGACAGCATCTCGGCATTCCTGCTGTCGAGCGCACTCGTCGTGTCGTTCTCGCAGCTCTACCGGGAAGCGCTGGTGATCCTGCGCAAGTGA